In the genome of Cupriavidus malaysiensis, one region contains:
- a CDS encoding ABC transporter substrate-binding protein, which yields MPAFSFRFLSRRRAVAVTLAAALALPGAAMAEGRLRIAEQFGVVYLLLNVARDQQLIEKHGKQQGVDIKVEWTQLSGGAAVNDALLSGAIDIAGAGVGPLLTLWDRTHGRQNVKGVASLGNFPYYLVSNNAKVKSIADFTDKDRIALPAVTVSVQSRVLQLAAAKQWGDKEYNRLDKWTVAVPHPDAAAAIIAGGTEITGHFGNPPFQEQELAGNPNARIVLNSYDVLGGPSSATVLYATEKFRQDNPKTYRAFVDALAEAAKFATANPEGAADIYLRASKSKTDRALLVKLLKNPQVQFKVAPQNTFVLADFMHRVGAIRNRPQSWQDYFFADPATAQGS from the coding sequence ATGCCTGCCTTTTCCTTCCGTTTCCTGTCCCGCCGCCGCGCCGTCGCCGTGACCCTGGCCGCGGCGCTGGCCTTGCCCGGTGCCGCCATGGCCGAGGGCCGCCTGCGCATCGCCGAGCAGTTCGGCGTGGTCTACCTGCTGCTCAACGTGGCGCGCGACCAGCAATTGATCGAAAAGCACGGCAAGCAGCAGGGCGTCGACATCAAGGTCGAGTGGACCCAGCTGTCGGGTGGCGCCGCCGTCAACGACGCGCTGCTGTCGGGCGCCATCGACATCGCCGGCGCGGGCGTGGGGCCGCTGCTGACACTGTGGGACCGCACCCACGGCAGGCAGAACGTCAAGGGCGTGGCTTCGCTGGGCAACTTCCCCTATTACCTGGTCAGCAACAATGCCAAGGTCAAGAGCATCGCCGACTTCACCGACAAGGACCGCATCGCCCTGCCGGCGGTGACCGTGTCGGTGCAGTCGCGCGTGCTGCAGCTGGCCGCAGCCAAGCAGTGGGGCGACAAGGAATACAACCGCCTCGACAAGTGGACCGTGGCGGTGCCGCACCCGGACGCCGCCGCCGCCATCATTGCCGGCGGTACCGAGATCACCGGGCACTTCGGCAACCCGCCGTTCCAGGAGCAGGAGCTGGCCGGCAATCCGAACGCGCGCATCGTGCTGAATTCCTATGATGTGCTCGGCGGCCCTAGCTCGGCCACCGTGCTCTACGCCACCGAGAAGTTCCGCCAGGACAACCCCAAGACCTACCGGGCCTTCGTCGACGCGCTGGCCGAGGCGGCGAAGTTCGCCACCGCCAATCCGGAGGGCGCGGCCGACATCTACCTGCGCGCCAGCAAGTCGAAGACCGACCGCGCGCTGCTGGTCAAGCTGCTGAAGAACCCGCAGGTGCAGTTCAAGGTGGCGCCGCAGAACACCTTCGTGCTGGCCGACTTCATGCATCGCGTGGGGGCCATCCGCAACCGGCCGCAGTCGTGGCAGGACTACTTCTTCGCGGATCCCGCCACCGCGCAGGGGAG
- a CDS encoding TauD/TfdA dioxygenase family protein — MTTAFQTAPRAARPEPAPAATATATATATTGAAVPVEIRPFDAPLGAEVIGLDLSAPLGDAEFARIHRAHLDHHVVVFRDQRITPAQQVAFSRRFGPLQIHVLHQFQLPGHEEILVVSNVIENGRPIGLGDAGHFWHSDLSYKEKPSLGSLLHAQELPAEGGDTLFANMHLAWDTLPAHLRQAVEGRKAEHTYLAKYAELQRRSPWRPNLSPEQIAQVRPVLQPVVRTHPETGRKALFVSEHFTTRIEGLPEDESRDLLEQLFAHSTRPEHIYRHRWQPHDLLFWDNRSLLHLAAGCPDAQRRVMYRTTIEGDLPA; from the coding sequence ATGACGACTGCATTCCAGACCGCGCCGCGCGCCGCCCGGCCTGAGCCGGCCCCCGCCGCGACTGCCACCGCCACCGCCACCGCCACCACCGGGGCTGCCGTCCCCGTCGAGATCCGTCCCTTCGACGCGCCGCTGGGCGCCGAGGTGATCGGCCTGGACCTGTCCGCGCCGCTCGGCGACGCGGAGTTCGCGCGCATCCACCGTGCCCACCTCGACCATCATGTGGTGGTGTTCCGTGACCAGCGCATCACGCCCGCGCAGCAGGTGGCCTTCAGCCGCCGCTTCGGTCCGCTGCAGATCCACGTGCTGCACCAGTTCCAGTTGCCGGGACACGAGGAGATCCTGGTCGTCTCGAACGTGATCGAGAACGGCCGGCCGATCGGCCTGGGCGACGCCGGACACTTCTGGCACTCCGACCTCTCGTACAAGGAAAAGCCCAGCCTGGGTTCGCTGCTGCACGCGCAGGAGCTGCCCGCCGAAGGCGGCGACACCCTGTTCGCCAACATGCACCTGGCCTGGGACACGCTGCCCGCCCACCTGCGCCAGGCGGTGGAAGGCCGCAAGGCCGAGCACACCTACCTGGCCAAGTACGCCGAGCTGCAGCGGCGCAGCCCGTGGCGCCCCAACCTGAGCCCCGAACAGATCGCGCAGGTGCGCCCGGTGCTGCAGCCGGTGGTGCGCACCCATCCGGAGACCGGCCGCAAGGCGCTCTTCGTCAGCGAGCACTTCACCACCCGCATCGAGGGCCTGCCCGAGGACGAGAGCCGCGACCTGCTGGAGCAGCTGTTCGCGCACAGCACCCGGCCCGAGCATATCTACCGCCACCGCTGGCAGCCGCACGACCTGCTGTTCTGGGACAACCGTTCGCTGCTGCACCTCGCCGCCGGCTGTCCGGACGCGCAGCGCCGGGTGATGTACCGCACCACCATCGAAGGCGACCTGCCGGCCTGA
- a CDS encoding PLP-dependent aminotransferase family protein, which yields MNTAYPFVPALREPEGSPIRELFKYLSDPQMISFAGGYPSAALFDAPGIGAASAQVLAQRPAECLQYGATEGAPALRRALTALMAERGATVAPEELLVTTGSQQGFDFLVKALVEPGSLVLVEEPTYSATLQALRLAGAALRGIPADHEGIDVEALEAVLEAAAAAGERPRLLYVVPTFANPTGATLSLPRRLRLLELVARHQVVLVEDDPYGALSFDGAPPPSLLSLCAQVPAARPWVVHLASLSKTLAPGLRLGWLAGPAEIVRRAVIAKQVSDLCTPPWLQLTAAQYLDDGRLPAQVAREVAAYRDKRDRLADALRQAFGARIRFALPAGGMFLWAAVDGIEDAAALLPHAIAEKVLFVPGAGFYAERRPRAAFRLSFAGADPAQIGEGVARLARAVAQAAPPHMR from the coding sequence ATGAACACTGCCTATCCCTTCGTCCCCGCGCTGCGTGAACCGGAGGGTTCGCCGATCCGCGAGCTGTTCAAGTACCTGTCGGATCCGCAGATGATCTCCTTCGCCGGCGGCTACCCGTCGGCGGCGTTGTTCGATGCGCCGGGCATCGGCGCGGCGTCGGCGCAGGTGCTGGCGCAGCGGCCGGCCGAGTGCCTGCAGTACGGCGCCACCGAAGGCGCGCCGGCGCTGCGGCGCGCGCTGACGGCCTTGATGGCCGAGCGTGGCGCCACGGTGGCGCCGGAGGAGTTGCTGGTGACGACCGGCTCGCAGCAGGGCTTCGACTTCCTGGTCAAGGCCCTGGTCGAGCCGGGCAGCCTGGTGCTGGTGGAGGAGCCGACCTACTCGGCGACGCTGCAGGCGCTGCGGCTGGCCGGCGCCGCGCTGCGCGGCATCCCGGCCGACCACGAGGGCATCGACGTGGAGGCGCTGGAGGCGGTGCTGGAGGCCGCCGCGGCAGCCGGCGAGCGGCCGCGCCTGCTGTATGTGGTGCCGACCTTCGCCAACCCGACCGGCGCCACGCTGTCGCTGCCGCGCCGCCTGCGCCTGCTGGAGCTGGTGGCGCGCCACCAGGTGGTGCTGGTCGAGGACGATCCCTATGGCGCGCTGAGTTTCGACGGCGCGCCGCCGCCGTCGCTGCTGTCGCTGTGCGCGCAGGTGCCGGCCGCGCGGCCGTGGGTGGTGCACCTGGCCAGCCTGTCGAAGACGCTGGCGCCCGGGCTGCGGCTGGGCTGGCTGGCGGGGCCGGCGGAGATCGTGCGGCGCGCCGTGATCGCCAAGCAGGTGTCGGACCTGTGCACGCCGCCCTGGCTGCAGCTGACGGCGGCGCAGTACCTGGACGACGGCCGCCTGCCGGCGCAGGTGGCGCGCGAGGTGGCGGCCTACCGCGACAAGCGCGACCGCCTGGCGGACGCGCTGCGCCAGGCCTTCGGCGCGCGCATCCGCTTCGCGCTGCCGGCCGGCGGCATGTTCCTGTGGGCGGCGGTCGACGGCATCGAGGACGCGGCGGCGCTGCTGCCGCACGCCATCGCCGAGAAGGTGCTGTTCGTGCCCGGCGCGGGCTTCTATGCCGAGCGGCGCCCGCGCGCGGCCTTCCGCTTGTCGTTCGCCGGTGCCGACCCGGCGCAGATCGGCGAGGGCGTGGCGCGGCTGGCGCGCGCGGTGGCGCAGGCTGCGCCACCCCATATGCGCTGA
- a CDS encoding DUF1338 domain-containing protein, giving the protein MNTNILSLVSLNLGPATAERLAALVATPAGLPAGEPGRPARAEIAHALNLVLFSGILERVPTGKAYTEDVAAAGGKVVFDHGAIRTVRWADNGALPGGEAAFTRILRPLGYRLNGTYPLDRIGMTGRSYAHEDAPEEIAQFFVSEFHPERFSEGFQQAVSRVVGASADPLTPRAQSLLWELERDGALPQAEAAELIGVLARCFERQHGAPRLEDYERLLQESAEMAWIATEGNAFNHATDRVEDVFALSEQQKAIGRPMKEKVEVSRSGRVKQTAFRADPVQRAFVGADGAEVRREVPGSFYEFITRDTFVDEAQAVTRTDLGFDAGNAQGIFKMTAAAC; this is encoded by the coding sequence ATGAACACCAACATCCTCTCCCTAGTCTCCCTCAACCTCGGCCCCGCCACCGCCGAACGCCTGGCCGCGCTGGTCGCCACCCCCGCCGGCCTGCCGGCAGGCGAACCCGGCCGCCCGGCCCGCGCCGAGATCGCCCACGCGCTGAACCTGGTGCTGTTCTCCGGCATCCTGGAGCGCGTGCCGACCGGCAAGGCCTACACCGAGGACGTCGCCGCCGCCGGCGGCAAGGTGGTGTTCGACCATGGCGCGATCCGCACCGTGCGCTGGGCCGACAACGGCGCGCTGCCCGGCGGCGAGGCAGCCTTCACGCGCATCCTGCGTCCGCTCGGCTACCGCCTGAACGGCACCTATCCGCTCGACCGCATCGGCATGACCGGCCGTTCGTACGCGCATGAGGATGCGCCCGAGGAGATCGCACAGTTCTTCGTCAGCGAGTTCCATCCGGAGCGCTTCAGCGAGGGCTTCCAGCAGGCGGTGAGCCGCGTCGTCGGTGCTTCGGCCGATCCGCTGACGCCGCGCGCGCAGTCGCTGTTGTGGGAGCTGGAGCGCGACGGCGCGCTGCCGCAGGCGGAGGCGGCCGAGCTGATCGGCGTGCTGGCGCGCTGCTTCGAGCGCCAGCATGGCGCCCCGCGCCTGGAGGACTACGAGCGCCTGTTGCAGGAGTCGGCCGAGATGGCGTGGATCGCCACCGAAGGCAATGCCTTCAACCATGCCACCGACCGCGTCGAGGACGTGTTCGCGCTGTCGGAGCAGCAGAAGGCGATCGGCCGCCCGATGAAGGAGAAGGTCGAGGTGTCGCGCAGCGGCCGTGTCAAGCAGACCGCCTTCCGCGCCGATCCGGTGCAGCGTGCCTTCGTCGGCGCCGATGGCGCCGAGGTGCGGCGCGAGGTGCCGGGCTCGTTCTATGAGTTCATCACGCGCGACACCTTCGTCGACGAGGCGCAGGCGGTGACCCGTACCGACCTCGGCTTCGATGCCGGCAATGCGCAAGGCATCTTCAAGATGACCGCCGCGGCCTGCTGA
- a CDS encoding Bug family tripartite tricarboxylate transporter substrate binding protein, with the protein MKGFTSVLASTGLAVGMAVSGLAIAADFPGKPVRIIVPYPPGGTTDMVARLVGDQLTALWKQPVLVDNRPGAGGIVGTGAAAKSPADGYTLLMGSVGEFGINPTLYKKLPYDAAADFAPVSLVARVPNVVVLSPAFAERARVQTLAEFIAYAKSHPKQVNMASAGNGTSTHLAGELFQRMTGTEMSHVAYKGSSPAISDLMGGSVDVMFDNLPASLPFIRSGKLKALAVTTPARSSALPNVPTVAAGGPVPGFDASPWFGLLAPRGTPSAVAQKISQDLAKVLGEPGVQAKMRELGAEPAPTTPEAFAEVLKQDRVKWGEIVKMSGASVD; encoded by the coding sequence ATGAAGGGTTTCACCAGCGTCCTCGCCAGCACCGGCCTGGCGGTCGGCATGGCCGTATCCGGCCTGGCCATCGCCGCCGACTTTCCCGGCAAGCCGGTCCGCATCATCGTGCCGTACCCGCCGGGCGGCACCACCGACATGGTGGCGCGCCTGGTAGGCGACCAGCTCACCGCGCTGTGGAAGCAGCCGGTGCTGGTCGACAACCGCCCCGGCGCGGGCGGCATCGTCGGCACCGGCGCCGCGGCCAAGTCGCCGGCGGACGGCTATACGCTGCTGATGGGCTCGGTCGGCGAGTTCGGCATCAATCCGACGCTGTACAAGAAGCTGCCGTACGATGCGGCGGCCGACTTCGCGCCGGTCTCCCTGGTGGCGCGCGTGCCCAACGTGGTGGTGCTGTCGCCGGCCTTCGCCGAGCGCGCCCGCGTGCAGACGCTGGCCGAGTTCATCGCCTACGCCAAGTCGCATCCGAAGCAGGTCAACATGGCCTCGGCCGGCAACGGCACCTCGACCCACCTGGCCGGTGAGCTGTTCCAGCGCATGACCGGCACGGAGATGAGCCACGTGGCCTACAAGGGCAGCAGCCCGGCCATCTCCGACCTGATGGGCGGCAGCGTCGACGTGATGTTCGACAACCTGCCGGCCTCGCTGCCTTTCATCCGCTCGGGCAAGCTCAAGGCCCTGGCGGTGACCACGCCGGCACGCTCGTCCGCGCTGCCCAATGTGCCGACGGTAGCCGCCGGCGGCCCGGTGCCCGGTTTCGACGCCAGCCCCTGGTTCGGCCTGCTGGCACCGCGCGGCACGCCGTCGGCGGTGGCGCAGAAGATCAGCCAGGACCTGGCGAAGGTGCTCGGGGAGCCGGGCGTGCAGGCCAAGATGCGCGAACTGGGGGCAGAGCCTGCGCCGACCACGCCGGAGGCGTTTGCCGAGGTGTTGAAGCAGGATCGGGTGAAGTGGGGGGAGATTGTGAAGATGTCGGGGGCGTCGGTCGATTGA
- a CDS encoding LysR substrate-binding domain-containing protein — translation MRQRLPSLSSLRAFEAAALHLNLRRAAADLFITESAVSRQIAALESLLGVQLFHRANQRITLTAAGALYSRQVRELLRQLQRDTLDIMAHEGAGGSVELACVPTLAVEWLIPRLPAFYARHPQVVVNISAQSDVFLFDGTPYDAAIHFGEAAYPGARAERMFGEESVAVCHPGFFGGKRRITALDVAQAPRLHLATRRFDWQHWLESAGLDEVNAMRGARFEHHSMVISAARAGLGVGLVPRFLVEEYLARDLLVIPVAHSLRSTSAYYLVSPDSRPMSDAMLRLREWLLEAAGAFADGQG, via the coding sequence ATGCGGCAACGCCTCCCCAGCCTGAGCAGCCTGCGCGCCTTCGAGGCCGCCGCGCTGCACCTGAACCTGCGCCGCGCCGCGGCCGACCTGTTCATCACCGAAAGCGCCGTCTCGCGGCAGATCGCCGCACTCGAAAGCCTGCTCGGCGTGCAGCTGTTCCACCGCGCCAACCAGCGCATCACGCTGACCGCGGCCGGCGCGCTGTACAGCCGCCAGGTACGCGAGCTGCTGCGCCAGCTCCAGCGCGACACGCTCGACATCATGGCGCACGAGGGTGCCGGCGGCAGCGTGGAACTGGCCTGCGTGCCCACGCTGGCGGTCGAGTGGCTGATCCCGCGGCTGCCGGCGTTCTACGCGCGCCATCCGCAGGTGGTGGTCAATATCAGCGCGCAATCCGATGTGTTCCTGTTCGACGGCACGCCCTACGACGCCGCCATCCACTTCGGCGAGGCCGCCTACCCCGGCGCGCGCGCCGAGCGCATGTTCGGCGAGGAATCGGTCGCGGTCTGCCACCCCGGCTTCTTCGGCGGCAAGCGGCGCATCACCGCGCTGGACGTGGCCCAGGCCCCGCGCCTGCACCTGGCCACGCGCCGCTTCGACTGGCAGCACTGGCTCGAATCGGCCGGCCTCGACGAGGTCAACGCCATGCGCGGGGCGCGCTTCGAGCATCACAGCATGGTGATCAGCGCGGCGCGCGCGGGACTGGGGGTGGGACTGGTGCCGCGCTTCCTGGTCGAAGAATACCTGGCGCGCGACCTGCTGGTGATCCCGGTCGCCCATTCGCTGCGCTCGACCAGCGCCTACTACCTGGTTTCGCCGGATTCGCGGCCGATGAGCGACGCCATGCTGCGGCTGCGGGAGTGGCTGCTGGAGGCGGCGGGGGCATTCGCGGACGGCCAGGGTTGA